The Paenibacillus thermoaerophilus genomic interval TATGATCAAGTTTCAACATGCGTACAATGCGGCGGCGCGCAATATGACAGCCGTAGACGAGATGCTCGACCGCATCATTAACTCGATGGGCCATGTAGGCCGCTAATCGACGATCTGACTAAATCGAGGTGAACCTACATGCCGCTTCGCGTTACGCAAGGCATGCTCAACAATCAGTTCATGCGCAACCTGTCCAATAATATGAGACGCATGGATGTGATCCAGGATCAATTGTCCACCGGCCGCCGCATCAACAAGCCGTCCGACGACCCGGTCGGCATCACGTACAGCCTGCGCTACCGCAGCGAATTGTCCGCCAACGAGCAATACCAGCGGAACACCGATGCGGCCCTGTCCTGGCTCGACCAGACGGATAGTTCGCTTAACCAGGCCGGCGAGATTCTGCAGCGGGTTCGCGAGTTGACCGTTCAGGGCTCCAACGGAACGAATCCGCCAGCGGCGATGGATGCGATCCGCAAAGAGATCGAGCAGCTCAAGCAACAACTTGTGGACGTTGCCAGCACGACACTGGACGGCAAATACATTTTCAACGGGCAAAAAACGGACCAGCCTCCGTATCCGAGCGTCGACAACGCCGCAGGGGCTGTGACGGACCCCTTCTCCATTCCGTTTGAGGTCGGGTTGAACGTCGAAATTCCGGTGAACCTGACGGGCAATGACGTATTTGGCAAACCGACCGATCCGGACAATTTGTTCCAAGTGCTGGACGACCTGATGGCGCATCTTGCCGCTAACGACCACGGCGAGGTTTCCAAGATACTGGGACGGCTCGATTCCCGCATGGAAAAGTTCCTCGGTTTCCGCTCGGAGATCGGGGCCCGAATCAACCGGATCGAGATGATGCAGGGCCGCCTGGAGGACCTCGGCATCAATCTCACTTCGCTCCAATCCAAGGTTGAAGATGCGGACATGTCCAAGCTCATCACCCAACTGAAGATGGACGAAAGCGTGTATCAGGCCTCTCTGGCGATCGGTTCCCGCTTGATCCAGCCGAGCTTGATCGATTTCCTCCGCTAAGGCAGGTGAACCGGCATGCCGTCTATCTCCCAGATTCAGATCCGGCAGCAGTTCGGCCAACTGGGCATTAGCGCCGGCTTGGGGAGCTACCGCATAAGCCAGCCCAAGGCGCAGATGGAATACGAGACGACTTATCCGCAAGTGAAAATCTCCCAGCCGAACGGCGAGCTGCGAATCGATCAATCGGCGGCATGGGACGCGCTTGGCGTAGGCGGGATTATCCGCACGATGAACCGCGTCTACGACGAAAACGTGCGCCAGGCGAACAAGGCGATACAACGAATCGTCAGCGACGGCGATCGGATGATGAACATCGCGGACGAGGGCTTTGTCATTCCGGAGCTGGCCAAGGATCTGTTTCACAGCTTCTATGACGTTTCGTTTGAGGGACCGGCCCGTTACGACAACGTCGATATCAGCTACAAGGCCCGCAAGCCTGTCATCGAACTGCAAGAGGGCCAACTGAACGCGGACATCCGGAAGCGGGAGCCGGAGATCGAATATAACCGCAGATGGGTCGACGTCTACGTACGGCAAAAGCCGTCGATCGACATCATTCCTCCGCGTATTGATGTCCTGTTGTAACGGCAGGTATAATGAAATGACGATAACCGGAACGGCTCCGCGCTCTGAAATCGGCAAGGCGGCAGCCGTTTCTCTGCTTTATGCCACATTTCCGTTGAGAGGGGCGCCGAGTCATTATGATCGTAAATACGCTGCATTTTGGTGAGATCGAGGTACCCGACGACCAGTTGATCGAATTTCCGCACGGCATTCCCGGATTTGAGCGACATCGCAGGTTTGCCCTGATCGAATCCCCATCCAACCCCTTCGCCTATTTGCAAAATGTTGATGACCCGTACGTCGGCTTCCTTGTGACCGACCCGTTTACTTTTTTCCCGAATTATGAGTTCGTTTTGGGGGAGGAGTGGAGGGGGCAACT includes:
- a CDS encoding DUF6470 family protein, producing MPSISQIQIRQQFGQLGISAGLGSYRISQPKAQMEYETTYPQVKISQPNGELRIDQSAAWDALGVGGIIRTMNRVYDENVRQANKAIQRIVSDGDRMMNIADEGFVIPELAKDLFHSFYDVSFEGPARYDNVDISYKARKPVIELQEGQLNADIRKREPEIEYNRRWVDVYVRQKPSIDIIPPRIDVLL
- the flgL gene encoding flagellar hook-associated protein FlgL, with protein sequence MPLRVTQGMLNNQFMRNLSNNMRRMDVIQDQLSTGRRINKPSDDPVGITYSLRYRSELSANEQYQRNTDAALSWLDQTDSSLNQAGEILQRVRELTVQGSNGTNPPAAMDAIRKEIEQLKQQLVDVASTTLDGKYIFNGQKTDQPPYPSVDNAAGAVTDPFSIPFEVGLNVEIPVNLTGNDVFGKPTDPDNLFQVLDDLMAHLAANDHGEVSKILGRLDSRMEKFLGFRSEIGARINRIEMMQGRLEDLGINLTSLQSKVEDADMSKLITQLKMDESVYQASLAIGSRLIQPSLIDFLR